The following proteins are co-located in the Mesorhizobium sp. M1E.F.Ca.ET.045.02.1.1 genome:
- a CDS encoding glutamine synthetase family protein yields MGDAIADVLNWLESRNDIQSLRAAVCDLNGIMRGKRIPVEQARKALEGKLRMPYSAIGLDIWGEDIEGNAQVFSTGDADGLCQWTGRGILPVNWTAHPTALLPLWLADDAGAPYLGDPRRALARILDRYAALGLTPVTATELEFYLVDLTSQRPVGPVSPVTGRRLDSDAALSIDEIDDFEAFIHDIYEACRMQGIPVDTAIAENGVGQFEINLNHVPDALRAADDAVLFKRTVKGIARKHGFAACFMAKPYGERAGNGFHVHFSVLDKEGRNIFDDGSDQGSETMRHAVGGLLAAMAESTLVFAPHFNSYRRLRPRSYAPTAVAWGYENRMVAIRIPGGPSAARRIEHRVSGADANPYLVLAAILGAALIGIERQLSPGEPTGGEGQGLTLAKLPPDWASAIAAFETGKRVAEIFPAVLRDAFVACKRQELNTFALNVSDFEIETYLESV; encoded by the coding sequence TTGGGCGATGCAATTGCGGACGTTTTGAACTGGCTTGAAAGCAGGAACGACATCCAGAGCCTGCGGGCGGCTGTGTGCGACCTGAACGGCATCATGCGCGGCAAGCGCATTCCGGTCGAGCAGGCGCGCAAGGCACTCGAAGGCAAGCTGCGCATGCCCTATTCGGCGATCGGGCTCGACATCTGGGGCGAGGACATCGAAGGCAACGCCCAGGTCTTCTCGACCGGCGACGCCGACGGGCTTTGCCAGTGGACAGGACGCGGCATCCTGCCGGTCAACTGGACAGCGCATCCGACGGCGCTGTTGCCGCTATGGCTGGCGGACGATGCCGGCGCGCCCTATCTCGGCGACCCGCGCCGCGCGCTGGCCCGCATCCTCGACCGCTATGCCGCGCTTGGCCTGACGCCGGTTACCGCCACCGAGCTGGAATTCTACCTCGTCGACTTGACGTCGCAGCGGCCTGTCGGTCCGGTTTCACCGGTCACCGGGCGGCGTCTCGATTCCGACGCGGCGCTTTCGATCGACGAGATCGACGATTTCGAGGCCTTCATCCACGACATCTACGAAGCTTGCCGCATGCAGGGAATTCCGGTCGACACCGCGATCGCCGAGAACGGCGTCGGCCAGTTCGAGATCAACCTCAACCATGTGCCGGACGCCTTGCGGGCCGCGGACGACGCCGTGCTTTTCAAGCGCACCGTGAAGGGCATCGCCCGCAAGCACGGCTTTGCCGCCTGCTTCATGGCCAAGCCCTATGGCGAACGCGCCGGCAACGGTTTTCACGTCCATTTCAGCGTCCTCGACAAGGAAGGCCGCAATATCTTCGACGACGGCAGCGACCAGGGCTCGGAAACCATGCGCCATGCCGTCGGCGGCCTGCTCGCAGCCATGGCCGAAAGCACGCTGGTGTTCGCGCCGCATTTCAATTCCTACCGGCGGCTGCGTCCACGTTCCTACGCGCCGACCGCCGTTGCCTGGGGCTACGAAAACCGGATGGTGGCGATTCGCATTCCGGGCGGCCCGTCCGCCGCGCGCCGCATCGAGCATCGCGTCTCCGGCGCCGACGCCAACCCCTATCTGGTGCTGGCGGCCATCCTGGGCGCCGCGCTGATCGGTATCGAGCGGCAGCTCTCGCCCGGCGAGCCGACCGGCGGCGAGGGACAAGGGCTGACGCTCGCCAAGCTGCCGCCGGATTGGGCCTCGGCCATCGCCGCCTTCGAGACCGGCAAGCGCGTCGCCGAAATCTTCCCGGCCGTGCTGCGCGACGCCTTCGTTGCCTGCAAGCGCCAGGAACTCAATACCTTCGCGCTCAATGTCAGCGACTTCGAGATCGAGACCTATCTCGAAAGCGTCTAA
- a CDS encoding GntR family transcriptional regulator, producing the protein MADKTQFGLTALDTIPLHEKVYLELVRALMSGQFQPGQKLTSRKLAKELGTSDMPVRSAFMRLQALRALSPMPNGSVEVPMISADRFQQLTDVRTILEGTATELATKRINGNNLRAIRRHCTELTQAARSGDIDDYLRKNHDFKFSIYRHCGNEQMIFLIETVWMQVGPFLRNLRIGFEDDLAGILGIDYHEEAVAAIEAGDGKRARAAIVRDIDEGAAHILKQIRFPH; encoded by the coding sequence ATGGCCGACAAAACACAATTCGGACTGACTGCCCTCGACACGATACCCCTGCATGAGAAAGTCTATCTGGAACTGGTGCGGGCGCTGATGTCGGGTCAGTTCCAGCCCGGCCAGAAGCTGACTTCGCGCAAGCTCGCCAAGGAGCTCGGCACCAGCGACATGCCGGTGCGCAGCGCCTTCATGAGGCTGCAGGCACTCAGGGCGCTGAGCCCGATGCCGAACGGCAGCGTCGAGGTGCCGATGATCTCGGCCGATCGTTTCCAGCAGTTGACCGATGTGCGCACGATCCTCGAAGGCACGGCCACCGAACTCGCGACAAAACGCATCAACGGCAACAATCTGCGCGCCATCCGTCGCCACTGCACCGAGCTCACCCAGGCCGCCCGCAGCGGCGACATCGACGATTATCTGCGCAAGAACCACGACTTCAAATTCTCGATCTACCGCCACTGCGGCAATGAGCAGATGATCTTCCTGATCGAGACGGTGTGGATGCAGGTGGGGCCTTTCCTCCGGAACCTGCGCATCGGCTTCGAGGACGACCTCGCCGGCATTCTCGGCATCGACTATCACGAGGAAGCCGTCGCGGCGATCGAGGCTGGCGACGGCAAGCGGGCACGCGCGGCCATCGTGCGCGACATCGACGAGGGGGCCGCGCATATTCTCAAGCAGATCAGGTTCCCTCATTAG
- the atzF gene encoding allophanate hydrolase: protein MSDIRFDIGSLHAAYQAGTGIAEVIDRVLARIEAAGDPGIFIHLATKAAMLAEAEALGSFDPVAKPLWGIPFAVKDNIDVAGMPTTAACAEYAYTPDRDATVVAKLKAAGALVVGKTNLDQFATGLVGVRTPWPIPRNAIDPRLVPGGSSSGSAVATARGIVSFALGTDTAGSGRIPAGLNNVVGLKPTVGALSTAGVVPACRTLDCVSVFALTVDDAYAVLSVAAAYDAADPYSHDIAVRPLAARPPALNVGIPAKADLKFFGDASMQAGFEAALAALEASGAKLVEIPFGDFYATADLLYEGAWVAERYAAIRDFFEANEAALHPVTRKIIGGARNLSAADAFRGLYALQAYKARLAPVIASVDLFCVPTAPTHYTVDDVLADPIATNSRLGTYTNFVNLLDMCGIAVPAGTRDDGLPMSVTLLAAAGRDGLVAAAARDLHSASGLVLGATGWRQSSARPANASAEDGTIEMVVVGAHLSGMPLNCQLKEAGARFCRATTTTPSYKLYELAGQTTPKPGLIRVAGGGTAIEVEVWRLPAEAFGRFVAAIPPPLGIGTIELDDGTSAKGFLAETAGLSAATDISAYGGWRSFLARTQQAQR from the coding sequence ATGAGCGACATCCGCTTCGACATCGGCAGCCTGCATGCGGCTTACCAGGCTGGCACCGGCATAGCCGAGGTGATCGATAGGGTGCTGGCCCGCATCGAGGCGGCGGGCGATCCCGGCATCTTCATCCACCTTGCGACGAAAGCCGCGATGCTGGCCGAGGCCGAAGCGCTTGGTTCGTTCGACCCCGTGGCCAAGCCGCTCTGGGGTATCCCCTTCGCCGTCAAGGACAACATCGATGTCGCCGGCATGCCGACCACGGCCGCCTGCGCCGAATATGCCTACACGCCGGACAGGGATGCGACGGTCGTGGCGAAACTCAAGGCGGCGGGCGCCCTGGTCGTCGGCAAGACCAATCTCGACCAGTTCGCCACCGGCCTCGTCGGTGTGCGCACGCCCTGGCCGATCCCAAGGAATGCGATCGATCCGAGGCTGGTGCCGGGCGGCTCCTCTTCCGGCTCCGCGGTGGCGACGGCGCGCGGCATCGTCTCCTTCGCGCTCGGCACCGACACCGCCGGCTCGGGGCGCATCCCGGCCGGCCTCAACAACGTCGTCGGGCTGAAGCCAACCGTCGGCGCGCTGTCGACGGCGGGCGTGGTCCCGGCCTGCCGGACGCTCGACTGCGTCTCGGTTTTCGCGCTGACAGTCGACGACGCCTATGCGGTGCTATCGGTCGCTGCGGCGTACGATGCCGCCGACCCTTACTCTCACGACATCGCCGTCCGGCCACTCGCCGCCCGCCCGCCGGCGCTGAACGTCGGCATCCCGGCCAAGGCCGATCTGAAATTCTTCGGTGACGCATCGATGCAGGCCGGCTTCGAAGCCGCTCTTGCCGCGCTGGAAGCGTCGGGCGCCAAGCTCGTCGAGATCCCGTTCGGCGACTTCTACGCCACGGCCGACCTTCTCTACGAAGGCGCCTGGGTGGCGGAGCGCTATGCGGCGATCCGCGATTTCTTCGAGGCAAACGAAGCAGCGCTCCACCCGGTGACGCGCAAGATCATCGGCGGCGCCAGAAACCTGTCGGCCGCCGACGCCTTCCGCGGACTCTATGCCTTGCAGGCCTACAAGGCGCGGCTTGCCCCTGTCATCGCCTCCGTCGATCTCTTCTGTGTGCCGACCGCGCCGACCCACTACACGGTCGACGACGTGCTTGCCGATCCGATCGCAACCAACAGCCGGCTTGGCACCTACACGAATTTCGTCAATCTGCTCGACATGTGCGGCATCGCCGTGCCGGCCGGCACGCGCGACGACGGCCTGCCGATGAGCGTTACGCTTTTGGCCGCCGCCGGCCGGGACGGCCTCGTCGCGGCGGCCGCACGGGACCTGCATTCGGCGAGCGGCCTCGTCCTCGGCGCGACCGGGTGGCGGCAGTCGAGCGCGCGGCCAGCCAACGCATCGGCCGAGGACGGCACGATCGAAATGGTTGTGGTCGGTGCGCATCTGTCGGGGATGCCGCTCAATTGCCAGCTTAAGGAAGCCGGCGCGCGTTTCTGCCGGGCGACGACGACGACGCCTTCCTACAAGCTCTACGAGCTTGCCGGCCAGACCACGCCAAAGCCGGGCTTGATCCGCGTCGCGGGCGGCGGCACCGCGATCGAGGTCGAGGTCTGGCGGCTTCCTGCCGAGGCGTTCGGCCGCTTCGTCGCCGCCATCCCGCCACCGCTCGGCATCGGCACCATCGAGCTCGACGATGGAACATCGGCGAAGGGTTTTCTGGCCGAGACCGCCGGTCTGTCGGCGGCAACGGATATCTCCGCCTATGGCGGCTGGCGCAGCTTCCTCGCCAGGACCCAGCAAGCGCAACGATAG